The Mustelus asterias chromosome 13, sMusAst1.hap1.1, whole genome shotgun sequence genomic sequence CACATCAGGACTGGCTTCAAGTTTCATGAATGGATTCCAAGGAGGTAAGAATCCTGAAATCAATCGATGCAGCAAAGAAGCAGAATTTTGAGTTATGTTGAGAGAATAGGAGGAGATGGGCACTCAGCTGTACAGGAACAGGCAAGAGACCATAGAGGCTTACCTTTTAAAATGAACTGGCAAAAGTGACTTCTGTTGGTAAACATGAATTTTGAAACCAAGTTATAACCAGCAGTTTAAAAGCAAATCGAGTCAGAAAGGGTAGGCTAGCCACCCAAAGCAATAGGAAGTCATTTTTAGAATCCGAGTGACTGGTACTCGTGCCTGACCCAGTCACATAGGATTTCAGAATCAGCTGgaaaacaaataaagggagaatTAAAATGGTTCAGATCAGTCAAAACTCAAACCAGGCAGGGCTCCATATGGACTCACTCTCAGCCTCCCTGCCCCTTAGTTGGGTAAAGTCACAAACAATCTCACGTAGCAATGTTATTTTTGAGTATGTTAGCACAAGAAAATCCAGCATCCACTGCTACTAGCATTGCGACATTAATAGTGTTTATTGGGGAGGTGGGTTGAGGAAAGAAGATGGTGNNNNNNNNNNNNNNNNNNNNNNNNNNNNNNNNNNNNNNNNNNNNNNNNNNNNNNNNNNNNNNNNNNNNNNNNNNNNNNNNNNNNNNNNNNNNNNNNNNNNNNNNNNNNNNNNNNNNNNNNNNNNNNNNNNNNNNNNNNNNNNNNNNNNNNNNNNNNNNNNNNNNNNNNNNNNNNNNNNNNNNNNNNNNNNNNNNNNNNNNCccagcaccaccactccccccccccccccccccccagcaccaccactccccccccccccccccccccccccaccaccacttccccccccccccccccccccagcaccaccacgccccactcccccccagcaccaccactccccctcccccagcaccgccccctcccccccccccccagcaccgccccctccctccggGCACCCCTGGcataccccgcccccccccaggcagaactgcaggagtccctcaaggtCGTGTCCTAAcctcaatcatcttcagctgcttcatcaatgacaccaacagaaaatgctgcaaaatctcagcaggtatgacagcatctgtggagagggaacagagccaatgtttcgtgtCTGGTTGACTTcagagctctgttctctctccacagatgttgtcagacccgctgagattctccagcattttctgtttgttttagattccagcatccacagtattttgcctttaacttcatcaataatcttccttccatcataaggtcagaagtcacGATGTTTGCTGGTGACTACGCAATGTTCAggaccatttgcaactcctcagatactgaccgcagtccatgttcaaatgcaacaagatctggacaatatccaggtttgggctgacaagtaacatgtTTGTCACGCAAGtgtcaggcagtgaccatctccaacaagagaggatctaactatcgccccttgacattcaaagcattaccatcactaaatcctccactatcaacacttTGGGGGTTACCATAGATCAGGAACTGATTGGACTAGCTATTGACTGCAAGACAGGTCAGAGGTTGATGTTACTCCCTTCATTTTCCCTCAAGTTAAAGACAGTCCCAAAAATGTAACAATATTATAAACCCCATGATTATCACATTATTGTAAAGAATGACATGTGATAGGATAACATTTtgatgtttctttttttttagaaGTTGTGTGCTGCATTTCTGGACACGGATCAGTTTGGGGGACCAGGAGCAACTGGGTGTACTGATGTAATTTGTTAGTTCCCGTTGACTGAGGCAGGTGCCCTTCCTGGGGCCTGTGTAGTGCCGACATCGACATGCTGTTCTCACTGCGTGAGTTGGTACAATGGCTAGGATTTGCCACATTTGAAATGCTGCTGCACCTGGTTGCCTTCCTGGTGTTCTCCGTGCTGCTTGCTATTAAGGTGGACAATTTTGCAGGGTGGCTGGACTGGTGGTATGTCTTCATTCCCCTCTTCACCGCTGATGGGCTTAGCACGTACTTCACCATGATTGTGTCTATCCGCCTGTTCCAGGATGGGGAGAAACGTTTGGCCGTCATGCGGCTCTTCTGGATCCTGACCGTCCTTAGCCTCAAGTTCGTCTTCGAGATGCTGTTGTGTCAGAAGCTGGAAGGACGGAGCTCTCAACTGTGGTATGGCCTCATCATGTCTCCAGTCTTCATTCTTCTCCAACTGTTGATGATTCGAGCCTGCAGAGTCAACTGAGCCCTGAAATCTTTCACCCCAGGCTCCCCGATTGCCCGATACAGAGATTCCTGTGACTCTTGGGGTTCTGGGGAGCGTGGGGTCACTTCAGTTTAATAGAGCATTCTTGTCTTGGTGCTGCCCTGTTGCACTGAGTTTTAATGAAGCGGTTGTGAAGTGCAAGATGAGCAACCTTTGAACTCCGTGGCTGTCTTCTGTGGGTGGAAATACGAAGCACTCACGGAGAAAAGAAAAGTGTAAGCAGGAGGTTCTATTTTCACTGCTAATGTTCAGTTCCAGTGGCGGGGACCAGCATGGGGCAGTGGACGGATTCTGCCCTGCTGCTCTGAAGTCAAGGCCAATAGAGAAGGAATCAGTCATCTTCAACTGTGATCGTTCTCCCAGCTAGGCATGTTAATGTGTTGGACAAATGGCTGTTTACACAGGTTGACTCTTACTGTTACTTGGGAAGTTGTGTTTGGGCAGTAGTTATTCAAATTATCCACAGTGTGGTGATATTGTGGAGCTTTTGAGCCCTGCAGTTCTTATGAAAATGTGTGATGATGAGTTTTGAGATGGGCAAAGAGCTTATCAAACTTCATGGCTAGCAGTATTCTTGTTGGACCAGACATGATGCAAGGAAGCAGTAATCCAGATCACAGTTAGAATTATGTTTAGAAATTAGCTTCACTTCTTTCTGTGTTTCTGCTTTTCCGTGCTGTTTGCCCAATCCTAAGCAGCACCCAGTAGCCCTATTCCTTTACTGTATCTGCAGGCCACCTGGCTGGATTCCAGGACCATTTCATGAAACGTTTTACAAACAAACAGCCTTAAACTCAGATTGGGTTTCGAACTTGGTTTTCGACTTTTTTTTCAAATGATTAACATGAACTGAGGTTTTCTGTATTTCAAAGAGTGGTATTAGACATCCTTGTGCTGGGTTTTCAGGGGTTATTCTGTATTCTGTGTTATGCAGTGTCTGACTGGGCCAGGTTTGTGAAACAGGCTGTTAAAACTCAATTTATGTAGCTTTGCATTAAATGAATCTGTTATTGGATGGTTCTGGTACCCACTTGCTTAAAATATCCAGGGGCTGCATTTAACTTCAAGATTCCCAGGTTTAAGCCATCACAACACAATGAGTGGTGTTCGGGTGATCTCTATCATCACATTCCGACTATCTCGCACATGAATGCATTGCTTCCATTATAAATTTGTAATGGAAGGTGTTCCAAGTAAAGTTTAGTTTgttaattaatgtcacaagtaggtttacactaacactgcactgaagttactatgaaaatcccctcgttgccacgctccagtacctgttcaggtacacttagggggaatttagaatggccaatgcacctaaccagcacatttttcggactgtgggaaaaaacttgagcccctggaggaaacccatgcagacacagagaaaacgtgcaaactccacacagatggtgacccaatccaggaattgaacccgagtccctagcgctgtgaggcagcagtgctcaccactgtgccaccgtgtcgctcctACAGTCACATCCCCTCCTGCCAGTGGAGGTGCTGTTGTAAAATTAAGTAAAGtcaccattgtcccagatgaGCATAGGctgttggtgatttaacctgaggatcgccacacctcaggtgaggggcaaggttgagaaggcagggccttcataaataacctgagccagtatgggaattgaacccgcactgttggcatTGTTCCCCATCACAagccagccaactgagttaaccgATCCCCCAGTGTAATTATGCTACAAAAGGTTTACATCAGCAATCTCCGCTACAAATGTGTGGACAGATGAATTTATCATGGAAATACAAAAATAAGGAGAGAATGTCCTGGTTCAATTATCTCCAACTGACCTCTAactccacttcatagaatcctacagtgcagaaggagaccattcaagtctgcactgaccacaatccctcccagcccctattcccataaccccatgcgtttaccctagctagttcccctgacactgagggtcaatttaacatggccagttcacctaacccacacatctttgggctgtgggaagaaattggagcaccggaggaaacgcacgcagacacggggagaatgtgcaaactccacacagacagggaattgaacccgggtccctggcgctgtgaggcagtagtactaaccactgtgccaccgtgctgtcccatctAAAGACTACTTTCAATCTTAACTCCCTATGTGTCATTTCATGAGAAATTAAGTGTAATTTGTTTCCACGCGAACTGAATTTACAATCTCATATCTACAGAAGAAGCATTTCAATCCCTATGCCACCCTTTTAGAGCTAGTTTCTATTAATGTCAAAGTTCTGCCATTGTTTCAGCTGTCTGTAGTTTATCACTGGTCATCACAATTCATTTCCAGTTTCCTTTGGCTGTGCTCTTTCAGGGTGAGATCAATGTTTTAAACTCACTTGTTCAAGCTTTCTAAGTGTTCTGTGTTCATTTAATATGTGAAGTGGTCATCTTGAGAAGTGTTTATTAATTGTACTTTATACCTGAGTCTAGGATTTCCCTATCTAGAGAGATCATGttggtgttatctgcaatttGTCTTTTTGGCACCTTTTTATGAAGCCTCCTTGGTGGGCCTGTTGTGTTCTGTGATGTTTGGAGATTCAGTGAGACACTCTCCCAGTCGGTGGGAGAACACTGAGGCACAGGCTCATGTGGCATTGCCATTGAGCACATTCCCAGTATGAAGAGAAATTGCAGGACAGAGGTTGAGCACATTTTTCAGAAGaaaatatgggggaggggggggcattcgacccttcaagcctgctccaccattcatcatgatcatccattccaccccccccccttccccccccccccccccccccaaaaggttgaactgctttctgtggtagcgaattccacaggctcactgctctctgggtgaagaaacgcctcttcatctcagtccaaaaaggTCTACCCTTTagactgtgaaccctggttctgcccccccccccgaccccggaaacatcttgcatctaccctgtctaatctggTTAGAAATGTAtacgtttctatgaaatccctcctcttctgaattccagcaaatataatccattgaaccatagaaaggtaataacacagaaggaggccattcagcccatcttgtccatggcagcctgaggacacccaggcaccctttctaatcccaccttcctgcaacaggtccatagccctatagtttacagcacttaaggtgcagatccaggtactttttaaaatagtttagggtctctgcctccatcaccaactcgggcagtgaattccagatgcccaccaccctctgcataaaacagTTCTTTCTCATGTCCTCTCTACACCATCTGCCAATTATCTTGAATCTttatcccctggttctagaattctccatcaAGGAAAACTatattatcctgtccactctatctcttagcctcataattttgtactccTCTATCACattacccctcagcctttgttccaaggaaaataaccccaagttctccaatctctgctcatagctacacttttctatccctgtcaacctcctctgcactgtctccagagcaatcacatccttcatgtaatatggtgaccagaactgcacgcaattctccagttgtggcctcacctgtGTTTCTACAATTCAGCATTATAtcctcacctttatattctatacccctgccaatgaaggagagcattccatatgccttttttacaACCTTGTCCACTTGAACTGCCGTTAGGGACCTGCGTACACCAAGATCTTatacaccaagatctctcacttcatctacccttcttagtatattcccatttattctgtattccctataactgtttgaccttcctaaatgcattacctcacacttctctccgttaaaatccatctgccactttactgccCACTCCACAAACCCATCAATATCGTTTTatagattatagctatcctctacagTACCCACTTCTCGGACAaacctaactgactcaatctctcgtGAGCTAGTCCACAATCCAGGATCTGTctttctgtttttgctaccaaagtgaataacctcacatatatccacattatactgcatctgccatgcagttgccactcactcaacttgtccaaaccacactgaagcatctctgcatcctcctcacagctcaccctcccacccagttttgtgtcttctgcaaattggagttattgcatttagttccctcatctaaattatttatatagtgaatagctgagGTACCAGCTGACCCATGTGAAACCTCGCTAGTCACTCCCTGCCATCTGTAAAGAAACAACATTTATTCTTACTCTTtgattcctgtctgccaaccagtttgctCTCTATCTCAACACATGACcccaatcccatatgctttaattttacaaGCTAAtcccttatgtgggactttgtcgaaagccttctgaaagtccaaataaaccacacccaGTGGATCCTCCTCATCAGTTCTGctggttacatcctcgaagaattccagtagatttatcaagcatgatttccttttcataaatccatgccgactctgtccaatcctgccactgttttcaagtgctctgctattttataatagactctagcaatttgcccactactgatgtcaggctgactggtctataattctggtttctctctacctccctttttaaatagtgaggtTACATTAGCTAACCTCCAATCAATGTGAAAGGTATACCACAGGCAGAAATCTCTCACCATGTGTTGGTCGGATCAAAGTGAACATTGACAGAGTGTAGATATACTTGGTGAGAAAGCTGAGTGACAAAGGATCTGGAGAAATTAAATTGTCTGAAAATTGAAGGGTTAAAAGATCATTGAAAACTATACAAATATAGAGAGCTGTTTATGCTATGATTAGTGTGCTGTCTTTTCACATCTAAAACCAGGGTTTGGATCAGGCTGTAAGAATATCGCTGATTCTTGTATGCGTGGGACTAAAACACACAAATTCCTAACTTGTGAAGTGGAAAAATCCACATTGGTGCAGTGGGAAAGCATTGTTTTTAGGCTGCTGGGACAGAAGAGAGAGTTGCAATCTGTACCTGGCCATGTGTACATCAGTTTTGGGTTTGCTTAATGCTCACTATGTGCTCCATTGTCTGAGACCAACCTACGTGACCTTGATTCACGGGTTCACAGGACTGTACAGCGAGCATGTTCTTCCAGAGCAATGTACTAGGCATCTGCTGTCTTGAGATTGGTTGCCCTATCTATGTTACATGGAATGTAACATAATCTGGCAAGGCAGAGACAGAATAAGTGTTAGTATGGCTCagttaggaccagaggacataatcacagagtaaggggtcagctatttatagaacatagaacagtacagcacagaacaggcccttcggcccacgatgttgtgccgagctttgtctgaaacccaaatcaagctatttcctccctatcatcccgaagtactccatgtgcctatccaatagcttcttaaatgttcctaaagtttctgactccactatccctgcaggcagtccattccacaccccaaccactctctgagtaaaaaacctacctcggacatccttcctatatctcccaccatgaaccctatagttatgccccctcgttaccactccattcacccgaggaaatagtctttgaacgttcactctatctatccccctcatcatcttataaacctctatcaagtcccctctcaacctcctccgctccaaagagaaaagcccaagttccctcaacctttcctcataagacccaccctccaaaccaggcagcatctggtaaatctcctttgcactctttccagtgtctccacatccttcttatagtgaggtgaccagaactgcacacaatattccaaatgtggtctcaccaaggtcctgtacagttgcagcataaccccacggctcttaaactcaaaccccttgttaatgaacgccaacacactataggccttcttcacggctctatccacttgagtggcaaccttcagagatctgtggatatgaaccccaagatctctctgttcctccacattctttagaaccctacctttgaccctgtaatccacatttaaatttgtcctaccaaaatgaatcacctcgcatttgccagggttaaacttcatttgccatttttcagcccagctctgcatcctatctatatctctttgcagcctacaacagccctccacctcatccactactccaccagtcttggtgtcatcagcaaatttactgatccacccttcagccccctcctctaagtcattaataaaaatgacaaatagcagaggaccaagacagagatgtggaggaatttcttctcccagagggcagtgaatctgtggaattctttaccacagagggctgcagagctgggttgttaaatatgttcaaggtgaGACAGACAaaattttaatcagtaagggtatCCAGGTTATGggataagacaggaaagtggatctgaggatcaggcatgatctttgaatggtggagtgcactcaattgggccgaatggcctatcgtagaatccccacaatgcaaatggaagctatttggcccatcaaatctgcaccgactctccaacagagcatcatatccataccctatccccataaccccacacatttattctgctaatccacctagttttggacactaaggggcaatttagcatggctaatgcacctaacctgcacgtctctggactgtaggaggaaacccgtgcagacacagggagaaggttcaCGTTTCACAccgtcgcccaaggccggaatcgaactcggctCCCTGGCGCTAACACCTGTACCGTCcattcattttctggtcaatggtaaccctggattttgatagtgggggattcatgagaccataagaaatagggacaggaacaggccatttggctgctcaagcctgttctatcattcaataggatcatgatccgacattcctcacgtccactttcctaccctttccccataacccttgattccctttctgATCAAAAAGATATCAATCTCGAGTGTCCAGACTCTGCACCGTTTTGCTGATGCTCGTTAATCCACTCCATCATGTTTTCATCCAGTTTAAATTGAGCTGCATACTTGTTATTC encodes the following:
- the tmem203 gene encoding transmembrane protein 203, encoding MLFSLRELVQWLGFATFEMLLHLVAFLVFSVLLAIKVDNFAGWLDWWYVFIPLFTADGLSTYFTMIVSIRLFQDGEKRLAVMRLFWILTVLSLKFVFEMLLCQKLEGRSSQLWYGLIMSPVFILLQLLMIRACRVN